A stretch of Streptosporangiales bacterium DNA encodes these proteins:
- a CDS encoding sterol-binding protein, with translation MATLEECQQAIDGLAQKIQESGDKSGLGERTLSCHVSDLDVTFHGTLRRGELVDVTTQPQPKAQIRFTATSDDLVAMVDGSLDMAKAWLTKRVKVEASMMDILKLKAML, from the coding sequence ATGGCGACACTCGAGGAGTGCCAGCAGGCGATCGACGGACTCGCCCAGAAGATCCAGGAGTCCGGCGACAAGTCCGGCCTGGGCGAGCGCACACTCAGCTGTCACGTCAGCGACCTCGACGTCACGTTCCACGGCACCCTGCGCCGCGGTGAGCTGGTCGACGTCACCACGCAGCCGCAGCCGAAGGCGCAGATCCGGTTCACGGCGACCAGCGACGACCTGGTCGCGATGGTGGACGGCAGCCTGGACATGGCCAAGGCCTGGCTCACCAAGCGGGTCAAGGTGGAGGCCAGCATGATGGACATACTGAAGCTCAAGGCGATGCTCTAG
- a CDS encoding hemolysin III family protein, whose amino-acid sequence MAPLVLAAGIVLTALAPSPLARLAAVVYALTSLLLFSVSAIYHRGTWTARVHALLRRLDHSNIYLIIAGTYTPIALLAMSGGPRIAVLTVVWTGAILGVVFRLFWLNAPRWLYTPLYVGLGWVAVFVFPQLLTGGGIAAFVLVLAGGLAYTVGGLVYALKRPRLSPRWFGFHEVFHACTVVGYTAQYIAVSFVTYSLV is encoded by the coding sequence ATGGCGCCGCTCGTGCTCGCCGCCGGCATCGTGCTCACCGCGCTCGCGCCTTCGCCGCTCGCGCGGCTCGCGGCAGTGGTGTACGCGCTGACCTCACTGCTGCTGTTCAGCGTCTCCGCGATCTACCACCGCGGCACCTGGACGGCCCGCGTGCACGCCCTGCTGCGCCGGCTCGACCACTCCAACATCTACCTGATCATCGCCGGCACCTACACCCCGATCGCGTTGCTCGCCATGTCCGGCGGGCCCCGGATCGCCGTGCTCACGGTGGTCTGGACAGGCGCGATCCTCGGCGTAGTGTTCCGGCTGTTCTGGCTGAACGCGCCGCGCTGGCTGTACACCCCGCTGTACGTCGGGCTGGGCTGGGTCGCCGTGTTCGTCTTCCCGCAGCTGCTCACCGGCGGCGGCATAGCCGCGTTCGTGCTGGTGCTCGCCGGCGGGCTCGCGTACACCGTCGGTGGGTTGGTCTACGCGCTCAAGCGCCCGCGGCTGAGCCCTCGCTGGTTCGGTTTCCACGAGGTCTTCCACGCGTGCACGGTGGTCGGCTACACGGCGCAGTACATCGCCGTCTCGTTCGTCACGTACAGCCTGGTCTGA
- a CDS encoding HAD-IIA family hydrolase: MKESTQPLAAEYDTALLDLDGVVYLGDHAVPGAVAGLASARAAGMRAAFVTNNASRPPDVVAEQLRGLGVDAAVDDVVTSAQAAAHLIADKVPAGAPVLVLGGAGLWTAVSESGLRAVTSAADEPVAVVQGFSSDLDYAQLAEGAHAVRGGAMFVASNMDITLPGPRGPMPGNGSLVQVLRIATGVDPVSAGKPEPALYEEAMRRSGACKPLVVGDRLDTDIAGAVRAVVDSLLVLTGVSQPADVVRAPAEMRPNYLASDLAALTRPQPAVVPVADGWRCGSWTAAVVDRELQLQGSGAFDDGLRALCAASWAEPSPPDAGAALAALGAG; this comes from the coding sequence CTGAAGGAATCCACCCAACCACTCGCGGCCGAGTACGACACCGCGCTGCTCGACCTCGACGGCGTCGTGTACCTCGGCGACCACGCGGTGCCAGGTGCGGTGGCCGGCCTGGCGTCCGCAAGGGCCGCCGGCATGCGGGCGGCGTTCGTGACGAACAACGCCTCCCGTCCGCCGGACGTGGTCGCGGAGCAGCTGCGCGGGCTGGGCGTCGACGCGGCCGTCGACGACGTCGTCACGTCCGCGCAGGCGGCGGCCCACCTGATCGCCGACAAGGTGCCGGCCGGCGCGCCGGTGCTGGTGCTCGGCGGCGCCGGGCTCTGGACGGCGGTCAGCGAGAGCGGCCTGCGGGCGGTGACGTCCGCCGCCGACGAGCCGGTCGCCGTCGTGCAGGGCTTCAGCAGCGACCTCGACTACGCGCAGCTGGCCGAGGGTGCGCACGCGGTCCGCGGCGGCGCGATGTTCGTGGCGTCCAATATGGACATCACCCTGCCCGGGCCGCGTGGCCCGATGCCGGGCAACGGGTCGCTGGTGCAGGTGCTGCGCATCGCTACCGGCGTCGACCCGGTGTCCGCGGGCAAGCCGGAGCCTGCGCTGTACGAGGAGGCGATGCGGCGCAGCGGCGCGTGCAAGCCGCTGGTCGTCGGGGACCGGCTGGACACCGACATCGCGGGCGCCGTACGTGCGGTCGTCGACAGCCTGCTGGTGCTCACCGGCGTGTCGCAGCCGGCCGACGTGGTGCGCGCACCGGCCGAGATGCGGCCGAACTACCTGGCGTCCGACCTCGCCGCGCTGACCCGGCCGCAGCCGGCGGTCGTGCCGGTGGCCGACGGCTGGCGGTGCGGATCGTGGACCGCCGCGGTGGTCGACCGTGAGCTGCAGCTGCAGGGTTCGGGCGCCTTTGACGACGGGCTGCGCGCACTGTGCGCCGCAAGCTGGGCCGAGCCGAGCCCGCCGGACGCCGGGGCGGCGCTGGCCGCGCTGGGCGCGGGCTGA
- a CDS encoding tetratricopeptide repeat protein: protein MPEDRSPGDDPTPPRGGVYEWYQRGLSLLAAGSPAAALQLFERAADAEPTKHSVREALGRAQYDAGQYAAAAESFAIIVDENPVDDYALFGLGLAATRNGELDRAVEHLTVAVALRPERPHYRKALRVARARKAVS from the coding sequence ATGCCGGAGGACCGATCACCCGGGGATGATCCGACGCCACCTCGCGGTGGCGTCTACGAGTGGTATCAGCGCGGTCTGTCGCTGCTGGCCGCGGGCAGTCCGGCCGCAGCGCTGCAGCTCTTCGAGCGGGCGGCCGACGCCGAGCCCACCAAGCACAGCGTGCGGGAGGCACTGGGCCGCGCGCAGTACGATGCAGGACAGTACGCCGCGGCAGCGGAGAGCTTCGCGATCATCGTGGACGAGAACCCGGTGGACGACTACGCGTTGTTCGGGTTGGGGCTCGCGGCGACGCGCAACGGTGAGCTCGACAGGGCCGTCGAGCACCTCACCGTCGCCGTAGCACTGCGACCGGAGCGGCCGCACTACCGAAAAGCGCTTCGGGTCGCCCGAGCGCGAAAGGCAGTCAGTTGA
- a CDS encoding monooxygenase: MATPSGPRVAVVGGSLGGLTAALLLRDAGCDVGVYERSRTKLQSRGAGIVVHELTVRYLVERELLDLDDVSVGASWWRYVDSAGEVVHEESCRHRFTSWNTLYRAMLDHFDAQRYHLGSEMTGFEQRHDGETGCDLLVCADGAASAARAVLQPDAVARYAGYTGWRGTAEEAALTDATLTELADAITYHVLPGSHLLTYPIPGLDGARERGRRLMNFVWYRNVPAGTEFEALMTDSAGVYRPLSVPPGMLREEYVAELAAAADVLPPAMAEVVRSTAEPFIQGIFDVAVRRMAFGRVCLIGDAAFCARPHAAAGTAKAAADGWALADAVRKHDGDVVAALQAWEPGQLDLGRNLVERNREMGERSQVRHTWWPGDPSLAFGLRGPGD; the protein is encoded by the coding sequence ATGGCTACGCCGTCAGGTCCGCGGGTCGCCGTCGTCGGCGGCTCGCTCGGCGGGTTGACGGCCGCCCTGCTGTTGCGCGACGCCGGGTGCGACGTGGGCGTGTACGAGCGGTCGCGGACCAAGTTGCAGAGCCGGGGCGCCGGCATCGTCGTGCACGAGCTGACCGTCCGCTACCTGGTGGAGCGCGAGCTGCTCGACCTCGACGACGTGAGCGTCGGCGCGAGCTGGTGGCGGTACGTCGACAGCGCCGGCGAGGTCGTGCACGAGGAGTCGTGCCGGCACCGGTTCACGTCCTGGAACACGTTGTACCGGGCGATGCTTGACCACTTCGACGCGCAGCGCTACCACCTGGGCAGCGAGATGACCGGGTTCGAGCAGCGGCACGACGGCGAGACCGGCTGCGACCTGCTGGTGTGTGCCGACGGGGCGGCGTCGGCGGCGCGTGCCGTGCTGCAGCCGGACGCCGTCGCCCGCTACGCGGGGTACACCGGGTGGCGGGGCACGGCCGAGGAGGCGGCGCTCACCGACGCGACGCTGACCGAGCTCGCCGACGCGATCACGTACCACGTGCTGCCGGGCAGCCACCTGCTGACGTACCCCATCCCCGGCCTCGACGGGGCCAGGGAGCGCGGGCGCCGGCTGATGAACTTCGTCTGGTACCGCAACGTGCCGGCGGGCACGGAGTTCGAGGCGCTGATGACCGACAGCGCCGGGGTCTACCGTCCGTTGTCGGTGCCGCCCGGCATGCTGCGGGAGGAGTACGTCGCGGAGCTGGCCGCGGCGGCCGACGTGCTGCCGCCGGCGATGGCGGAGGTCGTGCGGTCGACGGCGGAGCCGTTCATCCAGGGCATCTTCGACGTCGCCGTACGCCGGATGGCGTTCGGCCGGGTGTGCCTGATCGGCGATGCGGCGTTCTGCGCGCGTCCGCACGCGGCGGCAGGCACAGCGAAGGCGGCCGCGGACGGGTGGGCGCTGGCCGACGCCGTACGCAAGCACGACGGCGACGTGGTCGCGGCACTGCAGGCCTGGGAGCCCGGCCAGCTCGACCTCGGCCGCAACCTGGTCGAGCGCAACAGGGAGATGGGTGAGCGCAGCCAGGTCAGGCACACCTGGTGGCCTGGCGACCCCAGCCTCGCGTTCGGCCTGCGGGGTCCGGGCGACTGA
- a CDS encoding amidohydrolase family protein produces MTANTDGGLSNVPADLYPTAVVDIHNHFIPPELVADARKGKVLDGITLDRAGGQDWLVHPQGFRYPLNPGFYDLDYRVAEMDKLGTDFQVVSIAPPMFIYWAESSIAVDFAKLANDSLAKFVGESGGRMAAVATLPMQDPDAAAAELERAVTTLGLCGAEIAPVIERTPLDDPSLVPVLETAQRLGVPLILHPTYVGDKPGLEDFYLTNLVGNPLDTCVSAARLIFSGVLDRLAALELVLMHGGGFFPYQIGRFDHGYRVRTESSGPAQQPSNYLTRFTYDTVTHDPRALDFLIKLVGADRVAYGTDYPYDMAGGSLPNQLADIQLAPEDHQRIAAANAQRLFGLPAGVLAG; encoded by the coding sequence ATGACCGCCAACACCGACGGAGGTTTGTCGAACGTGCCAGCCGATCTCTACCCGACCGCGGTCGTGGACATCCACAACCACTTCATCCCGCCCGAGCTCGTCGCGGATGCCAGGAAGGGCAAGGTGCTCGACGGCATCACGCTCGACCGGGCCGGCGGGCAGGACTGGCTCGTCCACCCGCAGGGGTTCAGGTACCCGTTGAACCCCGGGTTCTACGACCTCGACTACCGGGTCGCGGAGATGGACAAGCTCGGCACCGACTTCCAGGTCGTCTCCATCGCGCCACCGATGTTCATCTACTGGGCGGAGTCGTCCATCGCCGTCGACTTCGCGAAGCTGGCGAACGACTCGCTGGCGAAGTTCGTCGGCGAGTCCGGCGGCCGGATGGCGGCGGTCGCGACGCTGCCGATGCAGGACCCGGACGCGGCTGCGGCGGAGCTGGAGCGCGCGGTGACGACGCTGGGCCTGTGCGGCGCGGAGATCGCCCCGGTGATCGAACGTACGCCGCTGGACGACCCGAGCCTCGTGCCGGTGCTCGAGACGGCGCAGCGGCTCGGCGTGCCGCTGATCCTGCACCCGACGTATGTCGGCGACAAGCCGGGCCTGGAGGACTTCTACCTGACCAACCTGGTCGGGAACCCGCTGGACACGTGCGTCAGCGCGGCACGGTTGATCTTCAGCGGCGTGCTCGACAGATTGGCGGCGCTCGAGCTGGTGCTGATGCACGGCGGCGGCTTCTTCCCGTACCAGATCGGCAGGTTCGACCACGGGTACCGGGTTCGTACGGAGTCGAGCGGGCCGGCGCAGCAGCCGTCGAACTACCTGACCAGGTTCACCTACGACACCGTCACGCACGACCCGCGCGCGTTGGACTTCCTGATCAAGCTGGTAGGCGCGGACCGGGTCGCGTACGGCACCGACTACCCGTACGACATGGCGGGCGGCTCGCTGCCCAACCAGCTGGCCGACATCCAGCTGGCACCGGAGGACCACCAGCGCATCGCCGCGGCGAACGCGCAACGGCTGTTCGGCCTGCCGGCCGGCGTCCTCGCCGGCTGA
- a CDS encoding cupin domain-containing protein: protein MEEPKVRIVPADMRSTDTPQTPGLFREVAFDGRNPDAKRLSAFLSTVEPGAATGAHHHGDQETVLYVLSGIARFRWGDRLEHVAEADVGSFVFIPAHVVHQEINGSADDETAWVVVRSDPNPMVVNLPDLDHLAEQAMRSIVAPE, encoded by the coding sequence ATGGAGGAACCGAAGGTCAGGATCGTGCCGGCCGACATGCGGTCGACGGACACGCCGCAGACGCCCGGACTCTTCCGCGAGGTCGCGTTCGACGGGCGCAACCCGGACGCCAAGCGGCTCAGCGCGTTCCTGAGCACGGTGGAGCCGGGTGCGGCGACGGGTGCACACCACCACGGCGACCAGGAGACGGTCCTCTACGTGTTGTCGGGCATCGCCAGGTTCCGGTGGGGCGACCGGCTCGAGCACGTCGCGGAGGCCGACGTTGGCAGCTTCGTCTTCATCCCCGCGCACGTCGTGCACCAGGAGATCAACGGTTCGGCCGACGACGAGACCGCGTGGGTGGTCGTCAGGTCCGACCCGAACCCGATGGTGGTGAACCTGCCCGACCTCGACCATCTCGCCGAGCAGGCGATGCGCAGCATCGTCGCGCCTGAATGA